TTTTAGCTTTCACCCAGTAAAAATTATTACAACGGGTGAAGGTGGAGTCATTACTACGAATCGGAAAGATTTATATGATCTTTTGATTCGCCTTAGGTCGCATGGGATTACTAGAAATCCGGAACTAATGACCAAAGAACCGGATGGCGAATGGTATTACCAACAACTAGAATTAGGTTATAATTATAGGTTAACCGAATTGCAGGCAGCCCTTGGATTGTCACAGTTAAAAAGACTCGATGAATTTGTTTTAAGAAGGAATCAAATTGCGGAAAGATATAATACTCTCCTAAAAGATTTTCCAATCAAGTTACCAACTTTATTAACTAACAACTATTCTTCTTACCACCTATATGTGATTCAAATTGATGAGTCAAAATGTAAAAAAGGCCATAAAGAAGTTTTTTCAGATTTAAGGAAAAATGGAATCGGTGTTCAACTTCACTATATCCCAGTTCATACCCAACCATATTATCAATCATTAGGTTTTAAATTAGGATCTTTCCCTGAATCGGAGGCCTATTATGCGGCAGCTATTAGTTTACCGATTTACTTTGATTTAAAGGATTCAGAACAAGATAAAGTTGTTGAAACTTTAAAGGTATGCCTTGGCTCATGAAAATTGGATTAGGTACTGT
This genomic stretch from Leptospira meyeri harbors:
- the pseC gene encoding UDP-4-amino-4,6-dideoxy-N-acetyl-beta-L-altrosamine transaminase; its protein translation is MIPYGKQSINEDDLNSVIEVLKSDFLTQGPVVEKFEKAIASYCNAKYAVSVSNATAALHLSCLALGLSKGRLGWTTPNTFVATSNSVLYTGADIDFVDIDPNSYNISLNELKKKLAEAKAKGKTPDVLLPVHFSGQSCEMEEIYQLSKEYGFHIIEDASHAIGAKYNNKPVGNCEYSDLTVFSFHPVKIITTGEGGVITTNRKDLYDLLIRLRSHGITRNPELMTKEPDGEWYYQQLELGYNYRLTELQAALGLSQLKRLDEFVLRRNQIAERYNTLLKDFPIKLPTLLTNNYSSYHLYVIQIDESKCKKGHKEVFSDLRKNGIGVQLHYIPVHTQPYYQSLGFKLGSFPESEAYYAAAISLPIYFDLKDSEQDKVVETLKVCLGS